In Juglans regia cultivar Chandler chromosome 13, Walnut 2.0, whole genome shotgun sequence, the following proteins share a genomic window:
- the LOC108989409 gene encoding peroxidase 11 — MALISLHSKPLLLQFMLLIFFVLGNRLHASDPPLTLDYYASTCPTVLENVKKEMECAVLADPRNAALIVRLHFHDCFVQGCDGSILLDDTITLQGEKKASPNRNSLKGFGIIDRIKNKLESECPGIVSCADILTIAARDAVILVGGPYWDVPLGRKDSVTAGYALSNTNIPTADEGLLSIISKFLYQGLSVTDMVALAGAHTIGVARCASFRARIYGDLKATSGHDPISDSTLSKLKSICPPIGGSDNNISAMDYVTPNLFDNSFYHILLKGEGLLNSDQDMYSSVFAMGTKELVKKYAEDAIAFFQQFSDSMTKMGNITNSDSFITGEVRRNCRFVNT, encoded by the exons ATGGCACTAATTTCCCTTCATTCAAAGCCCCTTCTTCTGCAATTCATGCTTCTGATTTTCTTCGTTCTTGGAAACAGACTGCATGCAAGTGATCCTCCTCTAACTCTGGATTATTATGCATCCACTTGTCCAACTGTGCTTGAAAATGTCAAGAAAGAGATGGAATGTGCAGTGCTAGCCGACCCACGTAACGCAGCCTTGATAGTCCGATTACATTTCCATGACTGTTTCGTTCAG GGATGCGATGGATCGATTTTGCTCGATGACACAATTACATTACAAGGGGAGAAGAAAGCTTCCCCCAACAGAAACTCTTTAAAAGGTTTCGGAATCATTGATAGGATCAAGAACAAGCTTGAGTCAGAGTGCCCTGGGATTGTTTCTTGTGCAGATATTCTCACCATTGCTGCAAGAGATGCTGTGATCCTG GTTGGTGGACCTTACTGGGATGTTCCTCTAGGAAGAAAGGATTCTGTAACCGCAGGTTATGCTTTGTCAAACACGAATATTCCTACAGCAGATGAGGGGCTTCTCTCTATAATTTCCAAGTTTCTTTATCAAGGCCTCTCGGTCACAGACATGGTAGCTCTTGCAG GAGCACACACTATAGGCGTGGCACGATGTGCCAGTTTCAGAGCAAGGATTTATGGAGACTTGAAAGCAACTTCAGGGCATGATCCAATCTCTGATTCAACCCTCAGCAAATTGAAATCCATCTGCCCACCCATTGGAGGATCCGACAATAACATATCAGCCATGGACTATGTTACTCCTAACCTTTTCGACAATTCGTTCTACCATATTCTGTTGAAAGGGGAGGGGCTTCTAAACTCAGACCAAGATATGTACTCAAGTGTGTTTGCAATGGGAACAAAGGAGCTCGTGAAAAAGTATGCAGAAGATGCAATTGCTTTCTTCCAGCAGTTCTCGGATTCAATGACAAAAATGGGAAATATTACAAATTCTGATAGCTTTATCACTGGAGAAGTTAGGAGAAATTGCAGATTTGTGAACACATGA